The Panicum hallii strain FIL2 chromosome 9, PHallii_v3.1, whole genome shotgun sequence genome has a window encoding:
- the LOC112875553 gene encoding malate dehydrogenase, cytoplasmic: MAKEPMRVLVTGAAGQIGYALVPMIARGVMLGADQPVILHMLDIPPAAEALNGVKMELVDAAFPLLKGVVATTDVVEACTGVNVAVMVGGFPRKEGMERKDVMSKNVSIYKAQASALEAHAAPNCKVLVVANPANTNALILKEFAPSIPERNVTCLTRLDHNRALGQISERLNVQVSDVKNVIIWGNHSSTQYPDVNHATVKTSSGEKPVRELVADDAWLNGEFITTVQQRGAAIIKARKLSSALSAASSACDHIRDWVLGTPEGTYVSMGVYSDGSYGVPAGLIYSFPVTCSGGEWKIVQGLPIDEFSRKKMDATAQELSEEKALAYSCLE, translated from the exons GACAAATCGGATATGCGCTTGTTCCAATGATTGCTAGAGGAGTTATGCTTGGCGCAGACCAACCTGTTATTCTGCACATGCTTGACATTCCGCCAGCGGCTGAAGCTCTTAATGGTGTTAAGATGGAGTTGGTTGATGCCGCATTTCCTCTTCTTAAGG GAGTTGTTGCAACAACTGATGTTGTGGAGGCCTGCACTGGCGTGAATGTTGCGGTCATGGTTGGTGGATTCCCCAGGAAGGAGGGAATGGAAAGGAAGGATGTTATGTCAAAAAATGTTTCAATCTACAAAGCTCAAGCATCTGCCCTCGAAGCCCATGCTGCCCCCAACTGCAAG GTTTTGGTTGTTGCCAACCCAGCAAACACTAATGCTCTTATCTTGAAAGAATTTGCTCCATCTATCCCTGAGAGGAATGTTACTTGCTTGACCCGCCTGGACCACAACAGGGCTCTTGGCCAGATTTCTGAGAGGCTTAATGTCCAAGTCAGTGACGTGAAGAATGTTATTATCTGGGGTAACCACTCGTCCACTCAGTACCCTGATGTTAACCATGCCACAGTGAAGACTTCCAGTGGAGAGAAGCCTGTTCGTGAACTTGTTGCTGATGATGCATG GCTTAATGGGGAATTCATCACAACCGTCCAGCAGCGTGGTGCTGCAATCATCAAGGCAAGAAAGCTCTCCAGTGCCCTTTCTGCTGCCAGCTCTGCTTGTGACCACATTCGTGATTGGGTTCTTGGAACCCCTGAG GGAACATATGTTTCCATGGGTGTATACTCCGATGGTTCGTACGGTGTGCCTGCTGGACTGATCTACTCATTCCCAGTAACATGCAGCGGTGGTGAATGGAAAATCGTTCAAG GCCTTCCCATCGACGAGttctcgaggaagaagatggaCGCGACCGCCCAGGAGCTGTCCGAGGAGAAGGCGCTTGCTTACTCATGCCTCGAGTAA